Proteins from one Corallococcus exiguus genomic window:
- a CDS encoding PTS sugar transporter subunit IIA — translation MRIADFLSPQAVVADMQARTKPEVLRELSATLARAHPNLREDRLVAVLQEREKLGSTGIGEGVAIPHGKLAGMDSLQAAFCVSRAGVDFESIDGKPTHLFFALVAPENSAGVHLKALARISRLFKNPRFRAAILEAPSATDIHALIVQEDARP, via the coding sequence TTGAGAATCGCCGATTTCCTCAGCCCCCAGGCGGTCGTCGCGGACATGCAAGCCCGGACGAAACCGGAGGTGCTGCGCGAGCTGAGTGCCACGTTGGCCCGGGCGCATCCGAATCTGCGCGAGGACCGGCTGGTGGCGGTGCTCCAGGAACGCGAGAAGCTGGGCAGCACGGGCATTGGCGAAGGCGTGGCCATCCCCCACGGCAAGCTGGCGGGCATGGACAGTCTCCAGGCGGCCTTCTGCGTGTCGCGCGCGGGGGTGGATTTCGAGTCCATCGACGGCAAGCCCACGCACCTGTTCTTCGCGCTGGTGGCGCCGGAGAACAGCGCGGGGGTGCATCTGAAGGCGCTGGCGCGCATCTCGCGGCTGTTCAAGAACCCGCGCTTCCGGGCGGCCATCCTGGAGGCGCCCTCGGCCACGGACATCCACGCCCTCATCGTCCAGGAAGACGCGCGGCCCTGA
- the astB gene encoding N-succinylarginine dihydrolase produces MREYNFDGLIGPTHNYAGLSPGNLASQHHGGQPSHPREAALQGLEKMRFVSELGVGQAVLPPQPRPSLRTLRALGFTGSDEEVITRAARDGEHLLRLTSSASAMWTANAATVAPSADTADGRVHLTPANLTQMFHRAIEADTTHAVLRAIFADAKHFQVHAPLPGAAHFADEGAANHTRLFTPGHKAVHVLAWGRSAWQDVKGPQRFPARQTLESSQALARLHQLAPEQVVLPQQHPDGIDAGAFHTDVLAVGNERFLMLHALAFVEHPKLLQTLREKLGDAFRFEVATDAELPVKDAVRAYPFNSQVLSLPDGSMAIIAPIESRETPTAHAFLERVVAGDNPVKAVHYLDVRQSMNNGGGPACLRQRISLTDAERAAITADVFYSPALHEGLAAWVRKHYRDVLKPEDVRDPQLARETMTALDELSRLLKLGSVYDFQQ; encoded by the coding sequence ATGCGCGAATACAACTTCGACGGCCTCATTGGTCCGACCCACAATTACGCCGGCCTCTCGCCGGGCAACCTGGCGTCACAGCACCACGGCGGCCAGCCCAGCCACCCCCGGGAGGCGGCGCTCCAGGGGCTGGAGAAGATGCGCTTCGTGTCGGAGCTGGGCGTGGGCCAGGCGGTGCTGCCGCCCCAGCCGCGCCCCTCCCTGCGCACGCTGCGGGCCCTGGGCTTCACGGGCTCCGACGAGGAGGTCATCACCCGCGCCGCGCGCGACGGGGAGCACCTGCTGCGCCTCACCTCCAGCGCCTCCGCCATGTGGACGGCGAACGCGGCCACCGTGGCGCCCTCGGCGGACACCGCGGACGGCCGGGTGCACCTGACGCCCGCGAACCTCACGCAGATGTTCCACCGCGCCATCGAGGCGGACACCACGCACGCGGTGCTGCGCGCCATCTTCGCGGACGCGAAGCACTTCCAGGTGCACGCGCCGCTGCCGGGCGCTGCTCACTTCGCGGACGAGGGCGCGGCCAACCACACGCGCCTCTTCACGCCGGGGCACAAGGCCGTGCACGTGCTCGCCTGGGGGCGCAGCGCGTGGCAGGACGTGAAGGGGCCGCAGCGCTTCCCCGCGCGCCAGACGCTGGAATCCAGCCAGGCCCTGGCGCGGCTGCACCAGCTGGCGCCGGAGCAGGTGGTGCTGCCGCAGCAGCATCCGGACGGCATCGACGCGGGCGCGTTCCACACGGACGTGCTCGCGGTGGGCAACGAGCGCTTCCTCATGCTGCACGCGCTGGCCTTCGTGGAGCACCCGAAGCTCCTCCAGACGCTGCGCGAGAAGCTGGGCGACGCCTTCCGTTTCGAGGTCGCGACGGACGCCGAGCTGCCGGTGAAGGACGCCGTGCGCGCCTACCCGTTCAACTCGCAGGTGCTGTCGCTGCCGGACGGCTCCATGGCCATCATCGCGCCCATCGAGAGCCGCGAGACGCCCACCGCCCACGCCTTCCTGGAGCGCGTCGTCGCCGGGGACAACCCGGTGAAGGCGGTGCACTACCTGGACGTCCGGCAGTCCATGAACAACGGCGGCGGCCCGGCGTGCCTGCGTCAGCGCATCTCGCTCACGGACGCGGAGCGCGCCGCCATCACCGCGGACGTCTTCTACTCGCCGGCCCTGCACGAGGGGCTCGCGGCGTGGGTGCGCAAGCACTACCGCGACGTGCTCAAGCCAGAGGACGTGCGCGATCCGCAGCTCGCGCGCGAGACGATGACCGCGCTCGACGAGCTGTCGCGCCTGCTCAAGCTGGGCAGCGTCTACGACTTCCAGCAGTGA
- the hpf gene encoding ribosome hibernation-promoting factor, HPF/YfiA family, whose protein sequence is MQLNITFRQFGASDSLKEYAREKVDRVNRLLDRAGEAHVVLSLERHLHHADITIHSGAWVLRGREKSDDMYASIDLAMDKIERQLRRYRDKLKSHHGKEKVHHRQDLVRVRHDVFEVHEPEATAEASTPAAQAAPAAQAPVAESGVARLVRTTHLAIQSLSVDDAVMQMNLMNNDFYVFQNQQSQALSIVYRRKEGGFGLIEPHLPDAPVAATGT, encoded by the coding sequence ATGCAGCTCAACATCACCTTCCGTCAGTTCGGAGCGTCGGATTCCCTGAAGGAGTACGCCCGTGAAAAGGTCGATCGGGTGAACCGACTGCTGGACCGGGCTGGTGAAGCCCACGTGGTGCTGTCGTTGGAGCGGCACCTGCATCACGCGGACATCACCATCCACTCCGGCGCCTGGGTCCTCCGAGGGCGTGAGAAGAGCGATGACATGTACGCGTCCATCGACCTGGCGATGGACAAGATCGAACGGCAGTTGCGCCGCTACCGCGACAAGCTCAAGTCGCACCACGGCAAGGAAAAGGTCCATCACCGCCAGGACCTGGTGAGGGTCCGCCACGACGTCTTCGAGGTCCACGAGCCGGAGGCGACCGCGGAGGCTTCCACGCCCGCCGCCCAGGCCGCGCCCGCCGCGCAGGCGCCGGTGGCCGAGTCGGGTGTCGCCCGCCTGGTGCGCACCACGCATCTGGCCATCCAGTCGCTGTCCGTGGACGACGCCGTGATGCAGATGAACCTGATGAACAACGACTTCTACGTGTTCCAGAACCAGCAGTCCCAGGCGCTGTCCATCGTCTACCGGCGCAAGGAGGGAGGGTTCGGGCTCATCGAGCCGCACCTGCCTGACGCGCCGGTGGCCGCCACCGGCACCTGA
- the lptB gene encoding LPS export ABC transporter ATP-binding protein, which yields MSGAKLFAEGLQKSFRKRQVVRDVSFNVAPGEVVGLLGPNGAGKTTSFNMVVGLVTPDAGRVRVGDEDLTHLPMHRRARRGVGYLPQEASVFRKLTVRENFLAVLELQKGLTAQDRKQRADTLLEEFGLSHVADSWGETLSGGERRRAEIARSLIPAPRFILFDEPFAGVDPINVGDLQRQIHLLRERGLGILITDHNVQDTLGICDRAYIIAQGQILEEGTPAQIAGSARARAVYLGDRFRLQAP from the coding sequence ATGAGCGGCGCGAAGCTGTTCGCCGAAGGGCTCCAGAAGTCCTTCCGCAAGCGCCAGGTGGTGCGTGACGTGTCCTTCAACGTCGCCCCCGGTGAAGTGGTCGGCCTGCTGGGACCCAACGGCGCCGGCAAGACGACGAGCTTCAACATGGTGGTGGGCCTGGTGACGCCGGACGCGGGCCGGGTGCGCGTGGGCGACGAGGACCTCACCCACCTGCCCATGCACCGCCGCGCGCGCCGTGGCGTGGGCTACCTGCCGCAAGAGGCCTCCGTCTTCCGCAAGCTCACGGTGCGCGAGAACTTCCTGGCCGTGCTGGAGCTCCAGAAGGGGCTCACCGCCCAGGACCGCAAGCAGCGCGCGGACACCCTCCTGGAGGAGTTCGGCCTCTCCCACGTCGCCGACTCCTGGGGAGAGACGCTCTCCGGCGGCGAGCGGCGGCGCGCCGAAATCGCCCGCAGCCTCATCCCCGCCCCCCGCTTCATCCTCTTCGACGAGCCCTTCGCTGGCGTGGACCCCATCAACGTGGGCGACCTCCAGCGGCAGATCCACCTCCTGAGGGAGCGGGGCCTGGGCATCCTCATCACCGACCACAACGTCCAGGACACCCTGGGCATCTGTGACCGGGCCTACATCATCGCACAGGGTCAGATTCTCGAAGAGGGAACCCCTGCGCAGATCGCCGGCTCGGCCCGTGCGAGGGCCGTCTACCTGGGAGACCGGTTCCGTCTCCAGGCTCCGTGA
- a CDS encoding LptA/OstA family protein: MPRLLALSFLGLLATACAPRRPAPGAANEPRPDVVLEGAHLRSYEGDTLQVSGTASRVLYRRAGGEVQATEVVVRLPPGKGAQGSPGASRADTIITAPNMDGSLASKRWVGAGGVVVQTAEGLVANTPRLTYDADARRAHGDEGVTMRGPDYQMRADRFTLSSADQTFTFEGTVQAVLGGATE, from the coding sequence GTGCCGCGCCTGCTTGCCTTGAGCTTCCTGGGACTCCTCGCCACCGCCTGCGCGCCGCGCCGTCCGGCCCCGGGCGCCGCGAACGAGCCGCGCCCGGACGTGGTGCTGGAGGGCGCGCACCTGCGCTCCTACGAAGGCGACACGCTCCAGGTCTCCGGCACCGCCTCGCGCGTCCTCTACCGGCGCGCGGGCGGCGAGGTTCAGGCCACCGAGGTCGTCGTGCGCCTGCCCCCTGGGAAGGGCGCGCAGGGCTCGCCTGGCGCCTCGCGGGCGGACACCATCATCACCGCGCCGAATATGGACGGCAGCCTCGCGTCCAAGAGGTGGGTGGGGGCGGGCGGGGTCGTCGTGCAGACGGCGGAGGGACTGGTGGCCAACACTCCCCGGCTGACCTACGACGCGGATGCGCGGCGGGCCCATGGCGACGAGGGCGTGACGATGAGGGGCCCGGACTACCAGATGCGGGCGGACCGCTTCACGCTGTCCTCCGCGGACCAGACGTTCACCTTCGAGGGCACGGTCCAAGCCGTGCTGGGTGGAGCGACGGAGTGA
- the rpoN gene encoding RNA polymerase factor sigma-54 has translation MAMELKQSLKLAQQLVMTPQLQQAIKLLQLSRMELLDQVREEMEQNPLLEQPEEGMPGEVSEKEPGEASLEADNAEIARDVDLPSATPENAQEFKADGEGPPEIDWESYLNSYQFNEPTTASNKGNVATDDLPSFEANMVKKEDLVDHLQEQLGTLRLNEAERRVAVLILGNLDDDGYLKLPDIEGDPLIRLSNEADVPMHVAERTLRRIQNLEPRGCGARDLQECLLIQLQAMKDPNAALLGLIIKRHMKYLESKNLPAIAKDLKVTLDEVVSAAKLLPKLDPRPGRNFSGDDAQYITPDVFVYKLGDEDYTVVLNDDGLSKLRISGMYRNALKNGAVSPGQTKEFIQDKLRSAMWLIRSIHQRQRTIYKVTESIVKFQRDFLDKGIAHLKPLILRDVAEDIGMHESTVSRVTTSKYVHTPQGIFELKYFFNSSIARVSGEDTASEAVKHHIKQLVSQEDSRNPYSDQKIVELLRSQGTEIARRTVAKYREVLGILPSSKRKKYF, from the coding sequence ATGGCGATGGAACTCAAACAGAGCCTGAAGCTCGCCCAGCAGCTGGTGATGACGCCCCAGCTGCAGCAGGCCATCAAGCTCCTCCAGCTCTCACGCATGGAGCTCCTGGACCAGGTCCGCGAGGAGATGGAGCAGAACCCCCTCCTGGAGCAGCCCGAGGAGGGCATGCCCGGGGAGGTGAGCGAGAAGGAGCCTGGCGAGGCCTCGCTCGAAGCGGACAACGCGGAAATCGCGCGCGACGTGGATCTGCCGTCGGCGACGCCGGAGAACGCCCAGGAGTTCAAGGCGGACGGCGAGGGCCCCCCGGAGATCGACTGGGAGTCCTACCTCAACAGCTACCAGTTCAACGAGCCCACCACCGCCTCCAACAAGGGCAACGTGGCCACGGACGACCTGCCGTCGTTCGAAGCCAACATGGTGAAGAAGGAGGACCTGGTCGACCACCTCCAGGAGCAGCTGGGCACGCTGCGGCTCAACGAGGCCGAGCGCCGCGTGGCGGTGCTCATCCTGGGGAACCTGGACGACGACGGCTACCTCAAGCTGCCCGACATTGAAGGCGACCCGCTCATCCGCCTGTCCAACGAGGCGGACGTGCCCATGCACGTGGCCGAGCGCACCCTGCGCCGCATCCAGAACCTGGAGCCCCGGGGCTGCGGCGCGCGCGACCTGCAGGAGTGCCTGCTCATCCAGCTGCAGGCGATGAAGGACCCGAACGCGGCGCTGCTGGGCCTCATCATCAAGCGGCACATGAAGTACCTGGAGAGCAAGAACCTGCCGGCCATCGCCAAGGACCTCAAGGTCACCCTGGACGAGGTGGTCTCGGCGGCGAAGCTGCTCCCGAAGCTGGATCCGCGGCCGGGCCGCAACTTCAGCGGGGATGACGCGCAGTACATCACCCCCGACGTCTTCGTCTACAAGCTGGGGGACGAGGACTACACGGTGGTCCTCAACGATGACGGTCTGTCCAAGCTGCGCATCTCCGGCATGTACCGGAACGCGCTCAAGAACGGCGCGGTGAGCCCCGGGCAGACGAAGGAGTTCATCCAGGACAAGCTGCGCAGCGCGATGTGGCTCATCCGCTCCATCCACCAGCGGCAGCGGACCATCTACAAGGTCACTGAGAGCATCGTGAAGTTCCAGCGGGACTTCCTGGACAAGGGCATCGCGCACTTGAAGCCGCTCATCCTGCGCGACGTGGCGGAGGACATCGGCATGCACGAGTCCACCGTCAGCCGCGTCACCACGAGCAAGTACGTGCACACGCCGCAGGGCATCTTCGAGCTGAAGTACTTCTTCAACTCGTCCATCGCGCGCGTGTCCGGCGAGGACACGGCCAGCGAGGCCGTGAAGCACCACATCAAGCAGCTGGTGTCGCAGGAAGACTCGCGCAACCCGTACTCGGACCAGAAGATCGTCGAGCTGCTGCGCTCGCAGGGCACGGAAATCGCCCGCCGCACGGTGGCCAAGTACCGCGAGGTGCTGGGCATCCTCCCCAGCAGCAAGCGCAAGAAGTACTTCTGA
- a CDS encoding aminoacyl-tRNA deacylase translates to MIPSAIQSYLRRHRVPFERYAHARAVTAMELVDALNVPAWRVAKSIIVLADRQPWIVVVPAMATVDLRQVRHTLGVRTARLAAESEFADHFPDCETGAEPPFGELYGLPVAMDESLSANERLLFRAGSHEEALEMRFQDFARLEWPLVASFIQPLSREEEKASSYGAPVEDSGASA, encoded by the coding sequence ATGATTCCGAGTGCCATTCAAAGCTATCTGCGGCGCCATCGCGTCCCCTTCGAGCGGTACGCCCACGCTCGGGCCGTGACCGCGATGGAGCTCGTGGACGCCCTCAACGTGCCCGCCTGGCGCGTGGCCAAATCCATCATCGTGCTGGCCGACCGGCAGCCGTGGATCGTCGTCGTGCCCGCGATGGCGACCGTGGACCTGCGGCAGGTCCGCCACACGCTGGGCGTCCGCACCGCGCGGCTCGCCGCCGAGTCCGAGTTCGCCGACCACTTCCCCGACTGCGAGACGGGCGCCGAGCCTCCCTTCGGCGAGCTGTACGGCCTGCCCGTCGCGATGGACGAGTCCCTGAGCGCCAACGAGCGGCTGCTGTTCCGCGCCGGTTCGCACGAGGAGGCCCTGGAGATGCGCTTCCAGGACTTCGCGCGCCTGGAGTGGCCGCTGGTCGCGTCCTTCATCCAGCCGCTCTCGCGTGAAGAAGAGAAAGCGTCGTCGTACGGAGCGCCCGTGGAGGACTCAGGCGCGTCGGCCTGA
- a CDS encoding LptA/OstA family protein has translation MIEFLVMALFLAQPASSQAAAPAASGAPVVAQATPPAKPGAPTAPAAKPAAPDSAAPAAPPPAPGTSLAPTGLRNPVDLSADHVTGDRNQAVLTGNVVVKHQTMDIRCEKMTGYYNATRQVTRVVCAGNVRAVDGDRQARGERADYDVPSGVLVVTGSPEARQGNTYLTGTKVRLVLGSERLEVENARILVDSPSTTAVPGTRKKAPAPKPAGTTP, from the coding sequence GTGATTGAGTTCCTCGTGATGGCGCTGTTCCTGGCCCAGCCCGCGTCCTCGCAGGCCGCCGCGCCCGCAGCTTCCGGCGCCCCGGTCGTCGCGCAGGCCACTCCGCCCGCGAAGCCCGGTGCCCCCACCGCGCCCGCCGCGAAGCCCGCTGCTCCCGACTCGGCCGCTCCGGCCGCTCCGCCGCCCGCGCCGGGCACGTCGCTGGCGCCCACGGGCCTGCGCAACCCGGTGGACCTGTCCGCGGACCACGTCACCGGCGACCGCAACCAGGCGGTGCTCACCGGCAACGTGGTGGTGAAGCACCAGACCATGGACATCCGCTGCGAGAAGATGACCGGCTACTACAACGCCACCCGCCAGGTGACGCGCGTGGTGTGCGCCGGCAACGTGCGCGCCGTGGACGGCGACCGGCAGGCCCGGGGCGAGCGCGCCGACTACGACGTGCCCTCGGGCGTGCTGGTGGTGACGGGCTCCCCGGAGGCCCGCCAGGGCAACACCTACCTCACCGGCACCAAGGTGCGCCTCGTCCTGGGCAGCGAGCGCCTGGAGGTGGAGAACGCCCGCATCCTCGTGGACTCCCCGTCCACCACCGCCGTCCCCGGCACCCGCAAGAAGGCCCCCGCGCCGAAGCCGGCGGGCACGACGCCATGA
- a CDS encoding lysophospholipid acyltransferase family protein — protein MERPPLTKRLKRYLRYLLIAGMLRLLQFLSLDTARTLGMTLGGWAYAFAGGERRKALKSLARAFPERTGAERDALARDAFRHLAAAALEVASARALDAGLESLVSWPDADRQVLEAALAKGKGVVFVSGHVGNWELLARRVARAGYPSQSIAKETSDPRLTALVEDFRAKGGVRSIWRGQEGAARAMLRALRSGEILGILIDQDTKVQSVFVPFFGELAATPRAAADLALRTGAAVVVGFCQRDGQGYRLTMEEVPHPDATEREAAVQALTAALSQRIEAAIRRAPEQWVWMHQRWKTRPPEDAPLALADAPSAPAR, from the coding sequence GTGGAGCGTCCCCCTTTAACAAAGCGCCTCAAGCGTTACCTGCGCTACCTGCTCATCGCCGGGATGTTGCGCCTGCTCCAGTTCCTTTCGCTGGACACGGCCCGCACCCTGGGCATGACCCTGGGCGGCTGGGCCTACGCGTTCGCGGGCGGAGAGCGCAGGAAGGCGCTCAAGTCGCTGGCCCGCGCCTTCCCGGAGAGGACCGGGGCGGAACGTGACGCGCTCGCCCGTGACGCCTTCCGCCATCTGGCCGCCGCGGCCCTGGAGGTCGCCTCCGCGCGGGCGCTGGATGCCGGGCTGGAGTCCCTGGTGTCCTGGCCGGACGCGGACCGCCAGGTGCTGGAGGCCGCGCTGGCGAAGGGGAAGGGTGTCGTCTTCGTGTCCGGCCACGTGGGCAACTGGGAGCTGCTCGCCCGGCGCGTGGCGAGGGCGGGCTACCCCAGCCAGAGCATCGCGAAGGAGACCAGCGACCCGCGCCTCACCGCGCTGGTGGAGGACTTCCGGGCGAAGGGCGGCGTGCGCAGCATCTGGCGCGGCCAGGAGGGCGCGGCCCGGGCCATGCTCCGCGCGCTCCGGAGCGGCGAAATCCTGGGCATCCTCATCGACCAGGACACCAAGGTGCAGTCCGTCTTCGTGCCCTTCTTCGGGGAGCTGGCGGCCACCCCTCGCGCCGCGGCGGACCTGGCGCTGCGCACCGGCGCGGCGGTGGTGGTGGGCTTCTGCCAGCGCGACGGCCAGGGCTACCGGCTCACCATGGAAGAGGTGCCGCACCCGGACGCGACGGAGCGTGAGGCGGCCGTGCAGGCGCTCACCGCCGCGCTGTCGCAGCGCATCGAAGCGGCCATCCGCCGCGCCCCCGAACAGTGGGTGTGGATGCATCAGCGCTGGAAGACGCGTCCTCCCGAGGACGCTCCCCTGGCCCTCGCTGACGCACCGTCCGCCCCGGCGCGGTGA
- a CDS encoding O-antigen ligase family protein, whose product MAPGSHRVSRYTVYAEVALAALVVLGPVALGGAAHWVSWPLGVLSGAAAVLAFVGARRQGETPRVPLLAAPLVGAVVLCVSQLVPLPPGLLAWVSPEAAALREDVLVPLGLTGWRPVSLEPSATWRELAKHVAYLLTFVAAVQVCRARASRQRLLSVLAFTGAAVATVGLGHALFGVDTLFGLRAYVHARPPLVTPFGNPNHLAGFLGLCATVAVGLALSKQPRSRAWPFAMAALVSGAGVLLSLSRAGIVFFVFGQVLLAAWLMKQRREARTPARPAWGRGAAVLLGLLATLSVGAYLAADQLWAEARTVDGVESLRRGKMEPWPMMARAARAFPVLGMGRGAFEAAFPRYQTEPNPNTFTHPENAVLQVAAEWGVPGLLLLGLGVWAFVKRVRREDHGPVELAALSGVAALALHNLFDFSLELPACAVAVAVVLGAVFRPREAERMAARRTKLGTLPVGPALALAAGLTVVMLVALVPGRRRMADAEALLAERVAARAPGAEVRALGLQLIDVHPADYLLYRLMAMASVSNGAEGAKDALSFVNHTLYLRPLDAPAHRVAARALLHLGRREQAFLEYRLAHEAGDTRVLISEAMPRARTVEELKTLTSEAPGQGVELAEALLAGPSRRALGLEWLTWAREHFEGRSEATALWMQEARGRLAQGELPAAEAACAEVERRAPDALATHLLRADVWLAQGKRAEALQSLEALVKRFPHDVELAFTLSTRQQEAGLTRRSRDTLAAMAPYLTDLRQRARLLSLEADSFEQEGLLARALEQRRSVVGLLPGPESHFEVARLQELLSRYDAAARSVHEGLRLMPLNDARRAEGEAWAARLEERERALQDAHKGGLLEDAKGREVEPPGSPAVSDAPAP is encoded by the coding sequence ATGGCTCCTGGCTCCCACCGCGTCTCCCGGTACACCGTCTACGCGGAAGTGGCGCTCGCGGCGCTGGTGGTGCTGGGCCCGGTGGCGCTCGGTGGCGCCGCGCACTGGGTGTCCTGGCCGCTGGGCGTGCTGTCAGGGGCCGCGGCGGTGCTGGCGTTCGTGGGGGCCCGGCGACAGGGAGAGACCCCGCGCGTGCCGCTCCTGGCCGCGCCGCTGGTGGGCGCCGTGGTGCTGTGTGTGTCGCAGCTCGTGCCACTGCCACCCGGACTGCTCGCATGGGTGAGTCCGGAGGCCGCGGCGCTGCGCGAGGACGTGCTCGTTCCGCTGGGTCTCACGGGCTGGCGGCCGGTGTCGCTGGAGCCTTCCGCCACCTGGCGCGAGCTGGCGAAGCACGTGGCCTACCTCCTCACGTTCGTCGCGGCGGTGCAGGTGTGCCGCGCTCGCGCGTCTCGGCAGCGGCTGCTCTCGGTGCTGGCGTTCACGGGCGCGGCGGTGGCGACGGTGGGCCTGGGCCACGCGCTGTTCGGCGTGGACACGCTGTTCGGGCTGCGGGCGTACGTGCATGCGCGGCCGCCGCTGGTGACGCCGTTCGGAAATCCCAACCACCTGGCGGGCTTCCTGGGGTTGTGCGCGACGGTGGCGGTGGGGCTCGCGCTGTCGAAGCAGCCGCGTTCGCGCGCGTGGCCCTTCGCGATGGCGGCGCTCGTCTCCGGCGCGGGAGTGCTGCTGTCGCTGTCTCGCGCGGGCATCGTGTTCTTCGTCTTCGGGCAGGTGCTGCTCGCAGCGTGGCTGATGAAGCAGCGTCGCGAGGCGCGCACTCCCGCCAGGCCCGCGTGGGGGCGGGGCGCGGCGGTGCTGCTGGGGCTGCTGGCGACGCTGTCCGTGGGCGCGTACCTGGCGGCGGATCAGCTGTGGGCGGAGGCTCGCACCGTGGACGGCGTGGAGTCCCTGCGCCGCGGCAAGATGGAGCCCTGGCCGATGATGGCTCGTGCGGCCCGCGCCTTCCCGGTGCTGGGCATGGGGCGCGGCGCGTTCGAAGCCGCCTTCCCGCGCTACCAGACCGAGCCCAACCCCAACACCTTCACGCACCCGGAGAACGCGGTGTTGCAGGTGGCGGCGGAGTGGGGCGTGCCGGGGCTGCTGCTGCTCGGGCTGGGTGTCTGGGCCTTCGTGAAGCGCGTGCGGCGCGAGGACCACGGGCCGGTGGAGCTGGCGGCGCTGTCCGGCGTGGCTGCGCTGGCGCTGCACAACCTCTTCGACTTCAGCCTGGAGCTGCCCGCGTGCGCGGTGGCGGTCGCGGTGGTGCTGGGCGCGGTGTTCCGGCCCCGTGAAGCCGAGCGCATGGCAGCGCGCCGCACGAAGCTGGGCACACTGCCCGTCGGTCCCGCGCTGGCGCTGGCGGCGGGGCTCACGGTCGTGATGCTCGTCGCGCTCGTGCCGGGACGGCGGAGGATGGCGGACGCGGAGGCGCTGCTGGCGGAGCGCGTGGCGGCGAGGGCGCCAGGCGCGGAGGTTCGAGCCCTGGGGCTCCAGCTCATCGACGTGCACCCGGCGGACTACCTGCTGTACCGGCTGATGGCGATGGCCTCTGTGTCGAATGGCGCCGAGGGCGCGAAGGACGCGCTGAGCTTCGTCAATCACACGCTGTACCTGCGGCCCCTGGATGCGCCCGCGCACCGCGTGGCCGCACGGGCCCTGCTGCACCTGGGCCGGCGCGAGCAGGCCTTCCTGGAGTACCGGCTCGCGCACGAGGCCGGGGACACGCGCGTGTTGATCAGCGAGGCGATGCCCCGTGCCCGCACGGTCGAGGAATTGAAGACCCTCACGTCCGAAGCGCCCGGGCAGGGGGTGGAGCTGGCGGAGGCGCTGCTCGCCGGGCCCTCACGCCGAGCGCTGGGACTCGAATGGCTCACCTGGGCGCGTGAACACTTCGAGGGCCGGTCCGAAGCCACCGCGCTGTGGATGCAGGAAGCGCGCGGACGGCTGGCCCAGGGAGAACTCCCCGCGGCGGAGGCGGCCTGTGCGGAGGTGGAGCGGCGCGCCCCGGACGCACTGGCCACGCACCTGCTGCGCGCGGACGTGTGGCTTGCGCAGGGAAAGCGCGCGGAGGCACTCCAGTCGCTGGAGGCGCTCGTGAAGCGCTTCCCTCACGACGTGGAACTGGCCTTCACGCTGTCCACGCGGCAGCAGGAGGCCGGGCTCACGCGCAGGTCCCGGGACACGCTGGCCGCCATGGCGCCGTACCTGACCGACCTGCGGCAGCGCGCACGCCTGCTGTCGCTGGAAGCGGACAGCTTCGAACAGGAAGGCCTGCTGGCCCGCGCACTGGAGCAGCGCCGCTCGGTCGTGGGGCTGCTGCCCGGTCCGGAGAGCCACTTCGAGGTGGCCCGGTTGCAGGAGTTGCTGTCGCGCTACGACGCGGCGGCGCGCTCGGTGCACGAGGGCCTGCGGCTCATGCCACTTAACGATGCACGGCGCGCGGAGGGTGAAGCCTGGGCGGCGCGGCTGGAAGAACGCGAGCGTGCGCTGCAGGACGCACACAAGGGCGGGCTGCTGGAGGACGCGAAGGGGCGGGAAGTGGAACCGCCGGGTTCACCGGCGGTCAGCGACGCTCCCGCTCCATGA
- a CDS encoding GNAT family N-acetyltransferase, producing the protein MDPVLPTDVGVPRRDPVPLVVPPVTLEGRAVRLEPLSLEHVPALAAVCEPEIFANFSRVLSTEADVADYITVALKAAATGTERPFAIRELASGAVVGTTRYMDISREFRTLEIGSTWLARRAWRSRVNTECKYLLLTHAFETLGVMRVQLKTDSRNARSRAAILRLGASFEGILRNHMLVRGGVVRDSAYFGFIDTEWPGVKARLEGLLARE; encoded by the coding sequence ATGGACCCCGTGCTCCCCACCGATGTCGGCGTTCCCCGTCGTGACCCCGTGCCGCTCGTCGTCCCGCCCGTCACCCTGGAGGGGAGGGCAGTGCGACTGGAGCCGTTGTCACTGGAGCACGTGCCCGCGCTCGCGGCGGTCTGCGAACCGGAAATCTTCGCCAACTTCTCGCGCGTGCTGAGCACGGAAGCGGACGTCGCGGACTACATCACCGTCGCGCTGAAGGCGGCCGCCACGGGCACTGAGCGGCCCTTCGCCATTCGCGAGCTGGCGAGCGGCGCCGTGGTGGGCACCACGCGCTACATGGACATCTCCCGCGAGTTCCGCACGCTCGAAATCGGCTCCACGTGGCTGGCGCGGCGGGCGTGGCGCTCGCGGGTGAACACCGAGTGCAAGTACCTGCTCCTCACGCACGCCTTCGAGACGCTGGGCGTGATGCGCGTGCAGCTCAAGACGGACAGCCGCAACGCGCGCTCCAGGGCGGCAATCTTGCGCTTGGGTGCTTCCTTCGAGGGCATCCTGCGCAACCACATGCTGGTGCGTGGCGGCGTGGTGCGGGACAGCGCGTACTTCGGGTTCATCGACACGGAGTGGCCCGGCGTGAAGGCGCGGCTCGAAGGACTGCTGGCGCGGGAGTGA